A genome region from Stenotrophomonas maltophilia includes the following:
- the maiA gene encoding maleylacetoacetate isomerase, whose translation MDILVDDGPVDDGIVLYTYWRSSAAYRVRIGLELKGLAWEARPVHLVRDGGEQHLDAYRALNPQQLVPTLLHDGHTLTQSLAIVEYLEERFPQVPLLPADAAGRARVRALAQLVACDIHPINNLRVMQYLERDLQLPADARTQWTLHWIAEGFAAMEAMLANSRDTGTFCHGDRPGLADLCLLPQLYNAHRFGLDLAPYPTLRRIEAACQALEAFERVRPENQLDAA comes from the coding sequence ATGGACATCCTGGTTGACGACGGCCCGGTCGACGACGGCATCGTGCTGTACACGTACTGGCGATCCAGCGCCGCCTACCGCGTGCGCATCGGCCTGGAGCTGAAGGGCCTGGCCTGGGAGGCCCGGCCGGTGCACCTGGTCCGCGACGGTGGCGAGCAGCACCTTGACGCCTATCGCGCGCTCAATCCGCAGCAGCTGGTGCCGACCCTGCTGCACGATGGGCACACGCTGACCCAGTCACTGGCGATCGTCGAGTACCTGGAAGAGCGCTTCCCGCAGGTGCCGCTGCTGCCGGCCGACGCCGCCGGCCGCGCGCGGGTGCGGGCGCTGGCCCAGCTGGTGGCCTGCGATATCCATCCGATCAACAACCTGCGGGTGATGCAGTACCTGGAACGCGACCTGCAACTGCCGGCCGACGCCCGCACGCAATGGACCCTGCACTGGATCGCCGAAGGCTTTGCCGCGATGGAAGCGATGCTGGCCAACAGCCGCGACACCGGCACCTTCTGCCACGGCGACCGCCCCGGCCTGGCCGATCTTTGCCTGCTGCCGCAGCTCTACAACGCCCACCGCTTCGGCCTCGACCTGGCGCCGTACCCGACCCTGCGCCGCATCGAGGCCGCCTGCCAGGCACTGGAGGCCTTCGAGCGCGTGCGCCCGGAGAACCAGCTCGACGCCGCCTGA